The following is a genomic window from Nitrospira sp..
ATGCGTACGCATATTGTCTCTGCAGATCTCCACGCCCTCGGGATCGACCTCGATCGCATAGACGCGGCCTTCCGGCGCAAGCCAAGCCGCCTCGATCGAGACAGATCCGGAGCCCGCGCCGATGTCCCACAGCACGCTGTCAGGCCGAATCTGCAGCGCCGCGAGTGAGAGCACGCGCACTTCCCGCTTGGTGATCAATCCCTTTTTGGGTACCCGTTTCGCAAACGCATCCTCGTGAAGGAACGGAATCGCAGGCGGCGGGCGCCACCCAGGCTCGATTCTGGTCAGCAACAACACGTTGAGCGGGCAAATGTCATCCGCCGCTGCCAGCGCATCCAGCGAAAACGCCCGCACCCGCTCATCGACTCCGCCCAAACTCTCGCACACCCAGGTATTCCATCCTCGGTCGCCGTGCTCGATCATATGCGTGGCAATTCGCGCGGGTGCGTTCTGTTCATCGGTCAGGATGGCCACCTTCGACAGACGTTTCAGCCTGGTGAGAAACCCGTCTATCGGACGACCGTGCAAGGAAAGAAACGCGGCGTCGTCCCATTTGAGCCCGGCGCGAGCAAAGGCCAGCTGCATCGAGGAGGGTTGTGGAATGACCTCCACATGCTCCGCGCCCACCTTCCTGATCACGAGCCCCCCGACGCCGAAGAAGAGCGGATCGCCCGAGGCCAAGATACAGACGTTCTGCTCTTCGGCCAGTTCGACGACCTGATCGAGTGTCGACGCGATCCCGTTCTTCAACGTGATCCGTCGCCCATGGAATTGTGGAAAAAATTCCAGATGGCGTTCGCCGCCCACCAACACCTGCGCGTTGGTAATGGCGCTCATGGCCCGGCTGGTCAAACTCACACAGCCGTCGTCGCCGATTCCCACCACCGAAACCGCCCGCCGGCGACTCATCACCGCTCCTCCGCGGACAACAACAACAGGGCATGAATGATCGCCACCGCGATCGGGCTGCCCCCCTTGCGACCGCTCGCCACAATGAACGGCGACGGCATGGCCAGGGTGACCTCTTTCGATTCAGCAGCCGAGACAAAGCCCACCGGTACGCCGATGACCAACGCGGGATGCGCCCCTTCTTCGCGGACCAGACGCGCCACCTCAAGCAACGCCGTCGGCGCATTGCCGATCGCCACGATCGCTCCTGTCAGGAGATTCAGCCGATGCGCCTTCTTCATCGATTCGATCGCGCGGGTCGAGTTGTTGGCCTTTGCCGCCGCAATGACATCGTCATCGGAAATGAATGAATGCACGGCGCAGCCATAGGCGGACAACCGCTGTTCATTGAGGCCCGCGGCGATCATTTTGACGTCCACCAACACCGGACAACCAGATCGAAGCGCCTCCACCCCGGCGCGCACCGCATCGGGATGGAAGCGCATCAACGTCTTGAATTCGAAATCTGCCGTCGCGTGGATGACGCGGCGAACGATTTGCCATTGGGACGGCTCAAACTCATGCATCCCTGCCTCCTCATCGATGACGGCAAAGCTGCCGTCTTCGATACTGCGGCCCAGCGAGGTCATTTGACGCATGTCGTTCATTCGGCAGCCTCCGGATAGCGGCCCAGCAACGCACCGCTGAAGTCGACCAGGCACACCTGTATCGGCAACGTGCCGCCGGCATGGCGCGAACAATGCTCCATGACTTTTAGGCAGATGCGCGACGTAATGCCGACCAACCCTGCTTCACGGCAGAGTTCCAACACATGCCGTGCGGTATTGGCCTGTCTGATGCCGGCGATCAATTCTTGTGAAGCGCCCAGATCGGCTGCCAGCGACGAAAGAAACTCCATGTCTACTTCCGAACCGGCGGCATGGGTCTGCATCTTCCCCGCCGCCATTTTTGATAACTTTCCCATCATGCCCACGATGATGACCCGTGAGATGTCTCGCCTCGCGCAATGCTTCACACCCACGCCGATGAAATCGCCGACCTGAATGAATGATTGTTCCGGCAAGTGCGCATGCAGCGCCATCGCGTACTGCTCCGATTTCCCGCCGGTGGTCAACACCAGTTCGCGCAATCCATTCGCCGCCGCCACTTCGATCTCTTGCATGACGCTCGCCTTAAACGCTGCCGTGGAGTAAGGCCTTACAATGCCCGTTGTGCCGAGAATGGAAATGCCGCCCACAAGGCCGAGGCGCGCATTGGTGGTGTTCTTGGCCATCTCCTCGCCGCCCGGTACCGTGATCGTCACAACGGCGCCGCCGTAGGGCGAGGCCGTTAATTCTTCTAGCACCATCTCCGTCATATTCCGTCGCGGCACAGGATTGATGGCAGGACCTCCGACCTCAAGCCCCAAGCCGGCCTTCGTGACCGTGGCCACACCGGATCCGCCCCTGATCTCGATACCGGGCTCCATCCGCAGTTCGACTTCGGCGATCAATTCAGCACCGTTCGTACAGTCTGGGTCGTCACCGGCATCCTTGATGATGCTGCAGATCGCCCGCGACCCCACCAACTCGCAACGCGCGAGTGCGAATCTGGCTCTCGTTCGATTCGGAAGTGTCGTCTCGATGTCGGACAGCAACGCACCGGTGACGAGCACGCGTGTCGCGGCCTTGGCCGCGGCTGCCGCACAGGCGCCGGTCGTATAGCCTGTGCGCAGCCCCTTTCGGTATTCCGGTGACCCGCTCGCAGCCATCGGTCATGGGCCCGCCTGTTCCGCCAGGCGAGCAAAGCGCATCCGCACCACCACTGCCCGTTCACTGTCATAGCGGTCTCCCTGCGCAGGATTGGTCCCTTGGAACGTAATGCGGCAGACCACGTCTCCGTCGGCGTTCCGCACCTCCAAGGCGGCATTGGCATCGGACGGATGGGTGTATCGAATCATGGCGACAGCCGCTGTCTTGAGATGCACATGCGAGCCGTTGTCTTCTCCGAGCGTCAACCATTCCTGCCCCTGCTGGACCTTCAATGGACCTTTCATCTCCACGATCGCCGCAGGCGTACGCACGATCAGGCTGGTCTCCGTGAATCCCACCGCCTCTTCCAGTGTCGCAATGATCCCGGCTTGCTCCGTCATGCGGATTTCTTCGGCATATTGAAAAAGGATTCGATGTGATCCTTGGTCGCAGGCACGCCGGCACTCATCAGTTCATCGAGCAAGACCGAGTTCACCGCGCCATCTCCGGAGAGGAATGCCCGGGCGAAACCGCCATGGGAAAGCATCTGCCGAAGAATCGCTTGAGCATGAGTAATACGTTCAGGTCGATCGATCTCGGGAATGGCTTCAATCTTGATCTCTCGACAGTCTTCAGGAACCAGACCTCGCACAAAATCATCGGGAAGGAAATAATCGGAGGAGGTTCGCAGCCACATGAAGATCGTCTCGGCAAGCAATGGCGCGAATCTTCTGCTCAGGATCAGTCCGAGTGCGGCCGTGATCCCGGTATCCGTCGAAAGGATCAGGGTCGTGCCAGGAGAATCCTCCCGCAGATAGAACTTGCCCCACGGCCCGCTGAACGAAACGTTCGCTCCCGCTTCCAATCCATGGACAAATGCCGAGCCTGGTCCGTTCGGAATACGTTGCACGGCAAGCTGAAAGCGCGTTTGCTCGGCATCGCCGATCATCAAGGAATAGGCCCGTTTCACGGCCTTGCCGTTCGGCGACACAAGCCCGCTGTCGAGGATGATGTACTGGCCTCCGACGAATCCCAGCGGCTCCGCCGCCACCAAATCGAGCAGACGCGTATCGGGGCCGATGGTCTGGGCGTTCACCACATGAGCCTGCTTCGCCACAGCCATCCGCTACCCCGCCGGATACATCTCGTGGACGAAATCATGCATTTCATCGAGGTCACGGTAGAGATGCCTGAGCCCCTCGATCTGATGCGCAAGATCGAGGTCCACCTTCTTGGTCAGGACGACGAGCGTGCGCAGATAGGGCAGCTTGGGATCGTCGGCACGTGTTGCCGACACCCGCGCTTCAAGTCCCGCCACCGCTCCCTCATAAAACTGTTTCAACGTGGTCAGATCCTTGGCTCCGCACATCGAACGGATCGGTCCCGGCTGATCGGCGCCCGATCCAAGCTCGGCAAGCTCATGCTGCCGCTCGGCTTCATCCTTCACTCCCAGGACTTCCATCAAACCGAGCCGAAGCGCTGCAATCTCATGACAGGCCATGGCGTTTCCCTCCCCTACTGCATGATGTTATCGACCAGACGGCCCACGAGGCGGTCTCGCAACAGATGCTCATCGACCAGCTCCCTGGCATCCGTCTCTTGCACCCCTCGGTACCAAATGCCGTCGGGATAGACGGCCACCGTCGGCCCCTCTCCACAACGGCCCATGCAGAGCGTGCGGGTGACTTTGATATCCGATTCACGGCCGGCAGCTTTGAGAAGCCGGCGCAAGGTGGCGATCAATGTGACGCTGCCGCGATCGGCACAGTCTGCATTCACGCAGACCAGTACGTGCTTTGCGAGCGGACGATGGGCGTGCACATGCGGCATCGTCTGCGCATGGGTGAATGAATGCCGCAGACTCCATAGCAATGCCTTGATGCCGCCGACCTTCTCGGTCACGGCAGAGACCGGTACACGGTACTGACAGGTATCGCACGGCAAAGGACGGCTCCCCTCGACCGTTTCCTGCACCCGTTCGTCCATGACCTGAAAGAGACGGTCATCGGCGCCCAGGTATGGTGCAAGTTCGGTCTTGATCCAGGGATACCGCATTCGAAAACCAGACACCTGCTCGTGGATCTTACTGATCAACCGCCCCCCGAAGAGGAAATACGGAACGACCACGATGCGATCGGGGCGCGCACGCGCGACGAGTTCCGCCGTTTCCTCAAAGAGGGGTTTCGCGATGCCGACGAAGCTCGGCAAGACCCATCCGAAGCCGCGTCCTTCCGCGAACAGGCGAACGACTTTACAGAAATCGGCGTTGGCATCCGGATCACTCGATCCGCGGCCGACCACGATGACGGCGGTCTTCGAGGCGTCCCGAGCTTCTTCCACCTGCGCCCTCGCACGCTCAAACGCCAAATCCACAAGCTGGGGGTGGACGCCCAATGCCCGTGTCACCGTAAAACAGGTAGCAGGAAATTCGTTTCGTGCCTGAGCGAGCGCCAGTGGGATATCGTTCTTGACGTGGCCGGCTGCAAAGAGGAACAGCGGGAGCACCACGACGGTATCGGTCTGCTGCGCCAGATCGCGGAGCGCCGTGGCCAGAGAAGGCTGGGCCAACTCGACATAGCCCTGTGCCACGATCAGGTCCGGACGTGCCGATCGATACGCCGCCACACACGTCTCGAATTCGACGTTCGAGTTCGTATCCCGGCTCCCATGTCCGACGATGAGCAGTCCGATGCTCATGTCGCACAGCCTAGGGTCGAAGATCGCGTTCGAGCGTGAACCCCTGGATCAGTCGCCCGCTGATCCACGCAAAACGAGGGCATAAAAAAACCTCCGGTTCCGCAACGGGAACAAGAGGTCACAACATGCCACGGGGGCAGGCGCACTCTCCGTTACCGCGCGGAGAAACAACAGCCGCATCGCCTCGGGTAGGTCTCCTGGCTCGTGAGTTCAGAAGGTCGAACCTTCTACGCGTTCCCTCAGCCTTCCTCAACACATCGTTGAGTGGCTGGAATCAGAGGGATCGCTTCTCACTTACAGTGGCGGGACCGCGCCGGTGTCGCACCGGACTTCCCTGTTATGCCCTTGCGGGCACCCGAGTGACTCTTCACATTCGAATGACGGTGTGTACACCCGGCATGAAGGTGTTGTCAAGATTGAGGGTAGGGCGTCCTCACCATTACGCCGCAATATCCTGACGCTCCAATCTGACAATCACCAGCAGGATGTTGAAAAAGTCCGCCAGCTTTGTTCTCGCAAGACACTGCCGCCTCACCATCTCGGCGGCGTTCACAAGCGTGACGCTCCTTATTGGTCGCGTCGTGAACCTCAGAGGATCAACGTACCGCCATGGGAACAGAGCCTGTCTCGGGAGGCTCCGGGTGGGCGGGTAAGAATGTCACGCCTCGTCCCCTCGCATCGCTGCGACCTCGCTGAACGGCCTTTTTGACCATCCTGCGGGTCTTTTCGATGTCGCCTCCGACTCCGCACCATCTGCGTGTTCGGAAGTGGCGACATGGTTCTTCGACGGCCTGCTAGGGGCATACCATGGGCCATCATCTCCATCTTCGAATGAACTCACGAAGCTGTTCAAGCTTGCTCGTCGGCTGACGCAGTCCGGACAAACAGTCCTGGCAGAGGCAGGAGATGGTCGCAGCCTCACCCGGCACCCGCTCCACTACATCAGGAGAAATGGGCGAGGTGAAACACCAGCAGGTCCCGGCGTCAGTAACCATGCCGCACTTATTACGTCGCCTACAGAGCGGACAGCGGGAAGGATCCGGACTTGAGTCTGTCATCCTGGGTTACCGGCGAACTGCTGGTGAACCAGGCACGCCACCCCCACCAGCAGATGTTCTCGAAGAATGGTGCGCCGGCCTTGCATCACACAATTCTCAGCTTGAGGACTGTATATCGGATGTCCTCACGAACGCCGCATCGGAATCGTGTAGTAGGGATCGAAGCGGCCGAAACCGCGATCGAGTTCCAGCGATTCGTCATAGCCATCGCCGGCCGGAACCAAGACTTTTCTCGCCGCGGTCGCGGAGATGCCATGCGGGACACGATCGGCGAAACGAAGTCGAGCGCCGTCCACCTCAAGCTGAAAATCTACGATGGAGCCGACATCCGTATAGGCTCGCGACAAGAACCCGCCGTGGTCTGGATCAGCTCCGACCAGAACCAGGGCCTGGTGCCGATCATGATTTCCGTTGAACTGTTGATAGGTCGCCGCCATTCGAAGCGCAAGGAAGCGTCCGCCGGTTTCCCATGATCCGACGACTTGCTTGCGGATCGATCGCCGCTCCTCGGGCAACTCGACCGTCCCTTCAAAACGCCCGATCAAAAACTTCAGCGGCAGCAATGCCGGCGAGGGCTTTTCGGCCACCTGGTGAGGATCGTAGCGGAAGGGCTCAACGGATTCCGACTCGATCTGCAATGTGCCGGCCTCGCTCGCACGCATGGTAAATTCGAGTAAGGTCTGCCAGTGAGAGGGCCGGCTGAATTGCGTAAACATTTCATGCTGCATGCCGACGCGCAATGTTGCGACCGGCGCTTCTTTGCACGGCCCTTGGCAGGCTGTCGATGTGATCCGGCAGCCGATACGTTCAGCTTCCTGTTGCAAAATTGCGGCGCTGCCGTCGAACTGCCTTCGCCGGTGACACGGCGTCCCGTCACAAAGAAAGAGGTGAGACGCTCCTTCGTTGAACGACCCTCTCGCGCGATCCAACGAGGCCTCGAATTCAGCCGTCGTGGCCACCAGCTGCTTGGATTCTGCATAGCGGCACAGATCTCCGACCGTCTCGTTCGAACATTTCCCTCCACTACCCACCATCAACGCGAGAGTCAGGTCATCGAGCGTCGTGCCGGCAGATCGAGGCGTCTCCTGTTCAGACATGGTCATTCTCCTTGTTGCTCAGTCGAGGACATGATTATTCGCCTTCATCGTGACCGCATCGTCTGCGGTCGGTTCAATCGCATGAATCAGCAGTCCATTTGTAAACCCATCAGGACGGACATGCGCCGTGACACCGAATACCGATGCTAGGTGCTCCGCCGTCAGGACCGCCGCAGGAGGACCGTCCGCGACAATCCGTCCGTGATGCAGCAGGATCAAGCGATCGCAAAACCGGCTGGCCAGACCTAGGTCATGAATGGCGGTCACGGCCGACAGTCGATGCTTCGTCACCAATTGACGGACCAGCTGCAACACATGCAGTTGGTGTGAGAGATCCAGGCTTGCCGTGGGTTCGTCCAGCAACAGTAGGAGAGGCTGTTGCGCCAGCGCGCGGGCGATTGCGACACGCTGCCGTTCCCCGCCCGATAGTTCCGTCACGGAACGGTCGGCGAAGGAAGTCACCTTGGCATGCCGCATCGCCACCGTGGCGATCGCCCGGTCGTTCGCTGTTTCGCCCGCGAATCGTTGCCGGTGCGAGTAGCGCCCCATCAAGACCATGTCTCGGGCGGAAAACCTGAAATCGCCTGCCGGTGCGGACTGTGGGACGAATGCAATGTGCTGCGCAATCTGACGTTGGCTGAAAGACGACAGCGGAGTCTGATCCAGGTACACCTGACCAGCGCTCGGCTCC
Proteins encoded in this region:
- a CDS encoding cobalt-precorrin-7 (C5)-methyltransferase (cobalt-precorrin-6B C15-methyltransferase [decarboxylating]) — its product is MSRRRAVSVVGIGDDGCVSLTSRAMSAITNAQVLVGGERHLEFFPQFHGRRITLKNGIASTLDQVVELAEEQNVCILASGDPLFFGVGGLVIRKVGAEHVEVIPQPSSMQLAFARAGLKWDDAAFLSLHGRPIDGFLTRLKRLSKVAILTDEQNAPARIATHMIEHGDRGWNTWVCESLGGVDERVRAFSLDALAAADDICPLNVLLLTRIEPGWRPPPAIPFLHEDAFAKRVPKKGLITKREVRVLSLAALQIRPDSVLWDIGAGSGSVSIEAAWLAPEGRVYAIEVDPEGVEICRDNMRTHAVDNVQVVAGKAPEALTGLETPDAVFVGGSKGSMDDIITVALERLRPGGRLVVNAVTLENAGEAYHVIRRHGLVPEVTLLQVSRSAPLAQYLRYEALNPIQIFSVTKPEAIDVQA
- a CDS encoding Cobalt-precorrin-8 methylmutase; its protein translation is MNDMRQMTSLGRSIEDGSFAVIDEEAGMHEFEPSQWQIVRRVIHATADFEFKTLMRFHPDAVRAGVEALRSGCPVLVDVKMIAAGLNEQRLSAYGCAVHSFISDDDVIAAAKANNSTRAIESMKKAHRLNLLTGAIVAIGNAPTALLEVARLVREEGAHPALVIGVPVGFVSAAESKEVTLAMPSPFIVASGRKGGSPIAVAIIHALLLLSAEER
- a CDS encoding Cobalt-precorrin-5B (C1)-methyltransferase: MAASGSPEYRKGLRTGYTTGACAAAAAKAATRVLVTGALLSDIETTLPNRTRARFALARCELVGSRAICSIIKDAGDDPDCTNGAELIAEVELRMEPGIEIRGGSGVATVTKAGLGLEVGGPAINPVPRRNMTEMVLEELTASPYGGAVVTITVPGGEEMAKNTTNARLGLVGGISILGTTGIVRPYSTAAFKASVMQEIEVAAANGLRELVLTTGGKSEQYAMALHAHLPEQSFIQVGDFIGVGVKHCARRDISRVIIVGMMGKLSKMAAGKMQTHAAGSEVDMEFLSSLAADLGASQELIAGIRQANTARHVLELCREAGLVGITSRICLKVMEHCSRHAGGTLPIQVCLVDFSGALLGRYPEAAE
- a CDS encoding sirohydrochlorin cobaltochelatase CbiX, with amino-acid sequence MSIGLLIVGHGSRDTNSNVEFETCVAAYRSARPDLIVAQGYVELAQPSLATALRDLAQQTDTVVVLPLFLFAAGHVKNDIPLALAQARNEFPATCFTVTRALGVHPQLVDLAFERARAQVEEARDASKTAVIVVGRGSSDPDANADFCKVVRLFAEGRGFGWVLPSFVGIAKPLFEETAELVARARPDRIVVVPYFLFGGRLISKIHEQVSGFRMRYPWIKTELAPYLGADDRLFQVMDERVQETVEGSRPLPCDTCQYRVPVSAVTEKVGGIKALLWSLRHSFTHAQTMPHVHAHRPLAKHVLVCVNADCADRGSVTLIATLRRLLKAAGRESDIKVTRTLCMGRCGEGPTVAVYPDGIWYRGVQETDARELVDEHLLRDRLVGRLVDNIMQ